One stretch of Juglans microcarpa x Juglans regia isolate MS1-56 chromosome 3D, Jm3101_v1.0, whole genome shotgun sequence DNA includes these proteins:
- the LOC121253884 gene encoding protein RGF1 INDUCIBLE TRANSCRIPTION FACTOR 1-like: protein MKTDWLSTLLDSKFFGSCIPHKELHRNEENVFCIDCSLGCCRHCMEAHRSHQQLQICKYVYNDVVRLQEIQKHLDCSNIQTYKINGKKVVHLNSRPQSKDTKSSTKYKSGCSCEGCGRFLQDLPSYFCSVACKVSAVSVKPKDQSQDLIPSPIPKIDMSSKENSHQETNTNEMESSISVADSSEEIKAGVSSALKPTKRTHKRKGIPRRAPLF, encoded by the exons ATGAAGACAGACTGGCTTAGTACCCTTTTGGATAGCAAATTCTTTGGTTCTTGCATTCCTCATAAAGAGCTTCACAGAAATGAAGAAAACGTGTTTTGCATCGATTGTAGTCTTGGATGTTGTAGGCATTGTATGGAAGCTCATCGCTCCCACCAGCAGCTTCAAATCTGCAAATATGTCTACAATGATGTTGTCCGCCTTCAAGAAATACAGAAACATCTTGACTGCTCAAATATTCAG ACATATAAAATCAATGGCAAAAAAGTCGTGCATCTCAATTCTCGTCCTCAATCCAAAGATACAAAATCATCAACTAAATATAAGTCTGGTTGTTCTTGCGAAGGTTGTGGGAGATTCCTACAGGACCTTCCTAGTTACTTCTGTTCCGTTGCCTGCAAG GTCTCAGCCGTTTCAGTGAAGCCCAAGGATCAAAGCCAAGACTTGATCCCCTCCCCAATTCCAAAAATTGACATGTCTTCAAAGGAAAACTCTCATCAAGAAACAAACACAAATGAAATGGAATCATCAATCTCAGTGGCTGATTCATCTGAGGAGATAAAAGCTGGGGTAAGTTCGGCTTTGAAGCCAACGAAGCGAACACATAAGAGGAAAGGTATTCCTAGGAGGGCTCCTCTATTTTGA